In Apis cerana isolate GH-2021 linkage group LG5, AcerK_1.0, whole genome shotgun sequence, a single genomic region encodes these proteins:
- the LOC107998751 gene encoding glutathione hydrolase 1 proenzyme isoform X7, translated as MIGLKKKKLLIFGVSIATILIMVLTIIIVLFVNNTETISNGNSYFGRYKKAAVSTHGQECAEIGVGMLNKGGSAVDAAIAALLCEGVASLHSMGLGGGFLMTIWDASTKTADYLDAREVAPSEANENMFHGDPQLAMFGGLAVAVPGELLGYWEAHKKYGKLKWFDLFQPIISLCGTGSIVTKYLESYLSSKESSIRAEKSLAEILINPTTNSLWKVGDRIKRPRLAETLKLIANNGPDIFYNGNMTDNLVKEISAFKGIIKREDFVNYKVKWKKPIKSTIGNLTIYTAPPPGSGALLTFIMNVLNGTIPNKDNRITWQNIIETFKWAYAKRTKLADPDFTNISESAIYVIIAYSLLHVISIHTTQVFNNLTSVDYANMIRKKIKINETSNDPTYYGAITVPPDDSGTSHVSVLAPDGSAVSVTSTINQVFGAMIRSESTGIIFNDEMDDFSSPNITNAFGVPPSPANFIKPGKRPLSSMSPTIVVSIHFANEEIILYR; from the exons ATGATCGG attaaagaaaaagaagcttCTAATATTTGGGGTGAGCATCGCTACAATTCTAATTATGGTCCTTACGATAATAATCGTATTATTCGTTAATAATACAGAAACGATCTCTAATGGAAACTCGTACTTTGGAAGATACAAAAAG GCTGCAGTGTCCACACACGGTCAAGAATGCGCCGAGATAGGTGTCGGCATGTTAAATAAAGGTGGATCGGCAGTCGATGCGGCTATTGCCGCGCTCTTATGCGAGGGTGTTGCATCTCTACAtag TATGGGATTGGGCGGTGGATTTTTAATGACCATTTGGGATGCATCTACGAAAACTGCCGATTACTTGGATGCAAGGGAGGTCGCTCCATCCGAGGCAAACGAGAACATGTTTCACGGAGATCCTCAATTAGCCATGTTTG GCGGCTTGGCCGTTGCAGTACCGGGCGAACTTCTCGGGTATTGGGAGGCCCATAAGAAATATGGGAAATTGAAATGGTTCGACCTATTCCAGCCAATTATTTCTCTATGCGGCACTGGATCTATCGTGACTAAATATTTGGAGTCATATTTGAGCAGTAAAGAATCTTCAATAAGGGCGGAAAAATCGTTGGCCGAAATCCTTATAAATCCTACTACCAATTCGTTGTGGAAG GTAGGcgatagaataaaaagacCACGTTTGGCAGAAACGTTAAAATTGATCGCGAATAATGGGCccgatatattttacaatggtAATATGACTGATAATTTAGTCAAAGAGATCAGTGCTTTCAAAGGTATCATAAAGAGGGAGGATTTCGTAAATTATAA AGTGAAATGGAAGAAACCGATTAAATCAACGATCGGGAATTTAACCATCTATACAGCACCGCCACCTGGTTCAGGAGCGCTGTtaacttttattatgaatGTTCTCAACGGTACAATTCCAAATAAGGACAACAGAATTACATGGCAGAATATTATCGAGACATTTAAATGGGCTTATGCTAAAAGAACGAAATTAGCTGATCCTGATTTCACTAACATTAGTGAGTCGGCAATTTATGTTATCATTGCATACTCACTGTTACATGTGATAAGTATACATACaa ccCAAGTATTTAATAACTTGACGTCTGTCGATTATGCAAAtatgattcgaaaaaaaattaaaataaacgagaCAAGTAACGATCCGACTTATTATGGTGCTATTACTGTTCCACCAGACGATTCAGGAACGTCTCACGTCTCCGTTTTGGCTCCCGATGGATCTGCTGTATCTGTTACATCAACGATAAATCAAGT TTTTGGGGCAATGATACGTTCAGAATCGACTGGCATAATATTTAACGATGAAATGGATGATTTTAGCTCCCCAAATATAACTAATGCATTCGGTGTACCACCTTCGCcagcaaattttattaaacctgGAAAAAGACCTTTGAGTTCTATGAGCCCGACAATTGTTGTAAGCATACACTTTGCAAATGaagagataatattatatag gtAG
- the LOC107998751 gene encoding glutathione hydrolase 1 proenzyme isoform X8, translated as MIGLKKKKLLIFGVSIATILIMVLTIIIVLFVNNTETISNGNSYFGRYKKAAVSTHGQECAEIGVGMLNKGGSAVDAAIAALLCEGVASLHSMGLGGGFLMTIWDASTKTADYLDAREVAPSEANENMFHGDPQLAMFGGLAVAVPGELLGYWEAHKKYGKLKWFDLFQPIISLCGTGSIVTKYLESYLSSKESSIRAEKSLAEILINPTTNSLWKVGDRIKRPRLAETLKLIANNGPDIFYNGNMTDNLVKEISAFKGIIKREDFVNYKVKWKKPIKSTIGNLTIYTAPPPGSGALLTFIMNVLNGTIPNKDNRITWQNIIETFKWAYAKRTKLADPDFTNITQVFNNLTSVDYANMIRKKIKINETSNDPTYYGAITVPPDDSGTSHVSVLAPDGSAVSVTSTINQVFGAMIRSESTGIIFNDEMDDFSSPNITNAFGVPPSPANFIKPGKRPLSSMSPTIVVSIHFANEEIILYR; from the exons ATGATCGG attaaagaaaaagaagcttCTAATATTTGGGGTGAGCATCGCTACAATTCTAATTATGGTCCTTACGATAATAATCGTATTATTCGTTAATAATACAGAAACGATCTCTAATGGAAACTCGTACTTTGGAAGATACAAAAAG GCTGCAGTGTCCACACACGGTCAAGAATGCGCCGAGATAGGTGTCGGCATGTTAAATAAAGGTGGATCGGCAGTCGATGCGGCTATTGCCGCGCTCTTATGCGAGGGTGTTGCATCTCTACAtag TATGGGATTGGGCGGTGGATTTTTAATGACCATTTGGGATGCATCTACGAAAACTGCCGATTACTTGGATGCAAGGGAGGTCGCTCCATCCGAGGCAAACGAGAACATGTTTCACGGAGATCCTCAATTAGCCATGTTTG GCGGCTTGGCCGTTGCAGTACCGGGCGAACTTCTCGGGTATTGGGAGGCCCATAAGAAATATGGGAAATTGAAATGGTTCGACCTATTCCAGCCAATTATTTCTCTATGCGGCACTGGATCTATCGTGACTAAATATTTGGAGTCATATTTGAGCAGTAAAGAATCTTCAATAAGGGCGGAAAAATCGTTGGCCGAAATCCTTATAAATCCTACTACCAATTCGTTGTGGAAG GTAGGcgatagaataaaaagacCACGTTTGGCAGAAACGTTAAAATTGATCGCGAATAATGGGCccgatatattttacaatggtAATATGACTGATAATTTAGTCAAAGAGATCAGTGCTTTCAAAGGTATCATAAAGAGGGAGGATTTCGTAAATTATAA AGTGAAATGGAAGAAACCGATTAAATCAACGATCGGGAATTTAACCATCTATACAGCACCGCCACCTGGTTCAGGAGCGCTGTtaacttttattatgaatGTTCTCAACGGTACAATTCCAAATAAGGACAACAGAATTACATGGCAGAATATTATCGAGACATTTAAATGGGCTTATGCTAAAAGAACGAAATTAGCTGATCCTGATTTCACTAACATTA ccCAAGTATTTAATAACTTGACGTCTGTCGATTATGCAAAtatgattcgaaaaaaaattaaaataaacgagaCAAGTAACGATCCGACTTATTATGGTGCTATTACTGTTCCACCAGACGATTCAGGAACGTCTCACGTCTCCGTTTTGGCTCCCGATGGATCTGCTGTATCTGTTACATCAACGATAAATCAAGT TTTTGGGGCAATGATACGTTCAGAATCGACTGGCATAATATTTAACGATGAAATGGATGATTTTAGCTCCCCAAATATAACTAATGCATTCGGTGTACCACCTTCGCcagcaaattttattaaacctgGAAAAAGACCTTTGAGTTCTATGAGCCCGACAATTGTTGTAAGCATACACTTTGCAAATGaagagataatattatatag gtAG